The Podospora pseudocomata strain CBS 415.72m chromosome 3, whole genome shotgun sequence genome window below encodes:
- the NRC2 gene encoding serine/threonine protein kinase, AGC (EggNog:ENOG503NUP7; COG:T), whose product MPSTKSTNGDSHFQQKIKSFFRINSSSSSRDATTPDRERGGVSGPLRSENNKPSRNTRFFSVGRLRSATTASEGHPLDEAMSPTAHANPYFAHQGQPGLRHHNDGSVPPSPPDTPMLKVDGPNGGPVEKISASTKEELARKLRRVASAPNAQGLFSKGNGSGERPQTAELSKEPLAESKDSTSVGFADAQTPPGSAVELATSVPEGDSLGALPPPNQSPLAFRRTYSSNSIKVRNVEVGPQSFDKIKLIGKGDVGKVYLVREKKSSRLYAMKVLSKKEMIKRNKIKRALAEQEILATSNHPFIVTLYHSFQSEDYLYLCMEYCSGGEFFRALQTRPGKCISEDDARFYAAEVTAALEYLHLMGFIYRDLKPESMSRSLHAPCGMCADNPSQIFCFISLAISCFQISTCQNSLIPAASPR is encoded by the exons ATGCCGTCAACCAAAAGCACAAATGGCGATAGCCACTTCCAGCAAAAGATAAAGAGTTTCTTCCGCATCAACTCGTCCAGCAGCAGTCGCgatgccaccaccccggACCGGGAGCGCGGCGGCGTCTCGGGCCCCCTGCGCTCCGAGAACAACAAGCCCTCCCGCAACACGAGGTTCTTCAGCGTCGGCCGCCTGCGCAGCGCGACCACCGCTAGCGAGGGACATCCGCTCGACGAGGCCATGAGCCCGACTGCTCATGCGAACCCCTACTTTGCCCACCAGGGCCAGCCCGGCCTACGACATCACAATGACGGGTCCGTACCCCCGAGTCCACCCGACACCCCGATGCTCAAGGTCGACGGCCCCAACGGCGGGCCCGTGGAGAAGATATCGGCGAgcaccaaggaggagctcgCGAGGAAATTGAGGAGGGTTGCCAGTGCCCCGAATGCACAGGGCTTGTTTTCCAAGGGCAACGGCAGCGGGGAAAGACCACAAACCGCCGAGCTTAGCAAGGAGCCGCTCGCCGAGAGTAAGGACTCGACGAGCGTGGGATTTGCCGACGCCCAGACACCACCCGGCAGCGCGGTGGAATTGGCCACGTCTGTGCCGGAAGGGGATAGCCTCGGGGCGCTGCCACCACCGAACCAGTCGCCGTTGGCGTTCCGCAGGACGTATAGCTCCAACTCGATCAAGGTCCGGAATGTGGAGGTAGGCCCCCAGAGTTTCGACAAGATCAAGTTGATTGGTAAGGGTGATGTGGGTAAGGTGTatttggtgagggagaagaagagttCAAGGCTGTATGCCATGAAGG TGTtgagcaagaaggagatgatcaagcgcaacaagatcaagagaGCGCTGGCAGAGCAGGAAATCCTCGCGACGAGCAACCACCCTTTTATCGTCACTCTCTATCACTCTTTCCAGTCCGAGGACTACCTCTATCTGTGCATGGAGTACTGCAGCGGCGGCGAGTTTTTCAGGGCGTTGCAGACGAGACCGGGCAAGTGCATATCGGAGGATGACGCCCGCTTCTATGCGGCTGAGGTTACGGCCGCGTTGGAGTACTTGCATCTGATGGGTTTCATTTACCGGGATCTGAAGCCAGAGAGTATGTCTCGATCACTGCATGCGCCGTGTGGGATGTGTGCTGACAATCCGTCACAGATATTCTGCTTCATCAGTCTGGCCATATCATGCTTTCAGATTTCGACTTGTCAAAACAGTCTGATCCCGGCGGCAAGCCCACGATGA
- a CDS encoding hypothetical protein (EggNog:ENOG503P0U0; COG:C) translates to MPAELQSAENDHRQRILLQQDGAAHSHHRPPFPIMPPSQQQQQQQQQQPHQLNVNQNEATSSSRGTNSSGTTTSSSSSATTTSAARTDPRFATTNQPTPLSSNALYQRFLKRYRVEVAASASSVLSTLTTFPLDSVKTRMQTYRYNGFVDCVRRTYQTEKFRGFFRGVTAPMASITLVRTISFSIYQRSKYAYSDWVKRHFGVDVMAQVAQQGSYPNFWSIATFGAAGMTAGSCITAIACPFELTKLSAQVSVLIADKKNCPKPESHAIAASYQNKGTLKTMGNIIKHRGVGGLYTGFRLHLLRDTLGTGTYFMTYESSKQLLTTFGGDGTHSNPLAVLVAGGLCGIVSWALIYPVDSAKSIYQRNSLMYSKGQKVEPVKIAFFQRNMYRGLGVSMGRSCAVNAVFFSSFEFLKKRIKAMDEQNHHQL, encoded by the exons ATGCCTGCTGAGCTCCAGTCCGCCGAGAACGACCACCGCCAGagaatcctcctccaacaagaTGGTGCAGCCCACAGTCACCACCGACCTCCGTTTCCCATCATGCCTccttcccaacaacaacagcagcagcagcagcagcaaccacaccaGCTCAACGTGAACCAGAACGAAGCTACTAGCTCCAGCCGCGGCACTAACAGTAGTggtaccaccacctcctcctcctcctccgcaacaacTACGTCAGCGGCGAGGACGGACCCCCGCTTTGCGACGACGAACCAGCCAACGCCCCTTAGCAGCAATGCCCTTTATCAGCGCTTCCTCAAGCGTTACCGTGTCGAGgtggccgcctcggcctcgagcGTGCTCTCCACCCTGACGACGTTTCCTCTCGACAGCGTCAAGACGCGCATGCAAACGTACCGGTATAATGGCTTTGTGGACTGCGTGCGGCGGACATATCAGACGGAGAAGTTTAGGGGTTTCTTCCGAGGAGTGACAGCACCGATGGCCAGCATTACGCTTGTTCGGACGATATCCTTTTCGATTTACCAACGGTCAAAGTATGCGTACAGCGACTGGGTCAAGAGACATTTTGGGGTGGATGTGATGGCACAGGTAGCGCAGCAAGGGTCATATCCGAACTTTTGGTCGATTGCCACGTTTGGAGCGGCTGGGATGACGGCGGGGTCTTGCATAACAGCCATAGCTTGCCCGTTCGAGTTGACGAAGCTCAGTGCCCAAGTGTCAGTGTTGATTGCGGATAAGAAGAATTGCCCAAAGCCCGAGAGCCATGCTATTGCGGCGAGTTATCAGAACAAGGGGACGCTGAAGACGATGGGGAATATCATCAAACataggggggttggggggttgtatACTGGTTTCCGGTTACATCTCT TGCGCGATACCCTCGGCACAGGAACATACTTTATGACGTATGAGAGCAGCAAACAGCTCTTGACGACatttggaggagatgggacACACTCTAACCCactggcggtgctggtggcagGCGGCCTCTGTGGCATTGTATCTTGGGCCCTGATAT acCCAGTCGACTCGGCCAAGAGCATCTACCAGCGCAACTCGCTCATGTACTCCAAGGGCCAAAAAGTCGAACCGGTCAAGATTGCCTTTTTTCAGCGCAACATGTACCGCGGTCTTGGTGTGAGCATGGGGAGATCGTGCGCTGTGAACGCCGTGTTTTTCTCATCGTTTGAGTTCTTGAAGAAGCGCATCAAGGCGATGGATGaacagaaccaccaccagctgtaA
- the HGT3 gene encoding Ribulose bisphosphate carboxylase large chain (EggNog:ENOG503NWXF; COG:P), producing the protein MTGSSSSIHGLTGKPLIYFTSIFVSLGVFLFGYDQGVMSGIITGPFFKEYFHQPSNAEIATMVAILEIGALISSLCVGHIGDIIGRRKTILYGSMIFFVGGGLQTAATNMVMMMVGRFVAGLGVGMLSTIVPVYQSEISPPHNRGKLACIEFTGNIVGYTTSVWVDYFCGFIESNTSWRLPLMMQCIMGGLLGLGSLIIVESPRWLLDHDHDEEGIVVIANLYGGGDIHDPRAREEFRDIKMDVLLQRQEGERTYSEMFKRYGRRVFIAMSAQALAQLNGINVISYYAPMVFESAGWVGHDAILMAGFNGITYLLSTIPPWYMVDRWGRRPILLSGAVMMVLSLSAISYFLYIDVPSTPTMVVIMVMIYNAAFGYSWGPIPWLYPPEILPLKIRSKGASLSTATNWACNWLVGQMTPILQDWIHWRLYLVHAFWCAVSFVVVYFIYPETRGVRLEDMDALFGDATRALGTPAGSTPALHAESDPLVRSGSPIPPLDIRGRASPARFGPGSAIPGLNIDPPTSVGDPKAQSSRQQSRGGLGGWLSRLMGRGGSSPSGQYAPINQRGD; encoded by the exons ATGACGGGCAGCTCGAGTTCCATCCACGGCCTGACGGGCAAGCCGTTGATTTATTTTACTTCTATTTTCGTTTCTTTGGGCGTGTTTCTCTTCGGATATGATCAGGGTGTGATGTCGGGGATCATCACTGGTCCCTTTTTCAAGGAGTATTTCCACCAACCTTCCAATGCAGAAATAGCAACAATGGTTGCTATCTTGGAAATTGGTGCATTAATATCGTCCCTCTGTGTTGGGCATATTGGAGATATTATCGGGAGAAGAAAAACTATTCTGTACGGATCAATGATCTTCTTCGTTGGAGGTGGGCTGCAAACAGCCGCGACGAACATggtcatgatgatggttggtaGGTTTGTGGCTGGTTTGGGAGTTGGCATGCTCTCAACTATCGTCCCGGTATATCAGTCTGAAATCTCGCCTCCACACAACCGTGGAAAGCTCGCCTGCATTGAGTTTACCGGCAATATTGTTGGTTACACGACCTCGGTGTGGGTGGATTATTTCTGTGGCTTCATTGAGAGCAACACCTCATGGAGGCTGCCCCTGATGATGCAATGCATTATGGGAGGTCTTCTTGGTTTGGGTAGTCTGATTATCGTCGAATCGCCCAG ATGGCTCCTGGACCACGACCATGACGAGGAAGGTATCGTGGTCATTGCCAACCTGTACGGTGGCGGTGACATTCACGATCCCCGCGCTCGCGAGGAATTCCGCGACATTAAGATGGACGTTCTCCTCCAACGGCAGGAAGGCGAGCGCACATATTCCGAGATGTTCAAGCGGTATGGCAGGCGAGTCTTTATCGCCATGTCAGCACAGGCCCTGGCCCAGCTCAACGGTATCAACGTTATCTCATACTACGCGCCGATGGTGTTCGAGTCAGCTGGTTGGGTTGGTCACGACGCTATTCTAATGGCCGGGTTCAACGGTATCACATACCTACTGTCGACAATCCCGCCATGGTACATGGTGGACCGGTGGGGCCGGAGGCCTATCCTGCTGTCCGGTGCTGTTATGATGGTCCTCTCACTGTCAGCCATTTCGTACTTTTTGTACATCGACGTGCCATCGACGCCAACAATGGTTGTCATCATGGTCATGATCTACAACGCTGCGTTCGGATACTCATGGGGACCTATCCCCTGGCTCTACCCCCCGGAGATTCTCCCTCTCAAGATTCGCTCCAAGGGTGCCAGTCTGTCAACAGCCACGAACTGGGCTTGCAACTGGTTGGTGGGTCAGATGACACCCATTCTCCAAGACTGGATTCACTGGAGGTTGTACCTTGTCCACGCATTCTGGTGTGCCGTCAGCTTCGTTGTTG TATACTTCATCTACCCAGAAACACGCGGTGTCCGCCTCGAGGACATGGACGCCCTCTTTGGCGACGCCACTCGCGCGCTGGGCACACCTGCTGGTTCGACGCCAGCCTTGCACGCCGAGTCCGATCCGCTCGTGCGCTCCGGGTCGCCCATTCCGCCCCTTGACATCAGAGGTCGCGCCTCGCCGGCGAGATTTGGACCGGGAAGTGCGATTCCAGGACTGAACATCGATCCACCAACGTCGGTCGGTGATCCCAAGGCCCAGTCCTCCAGGCAACAAAGTAGAGGAGGTTTGGGCGGTTGGTTGTCAAGGCTTATGGGCCGTGGTGGCTCGAGTCCTAGCGGACAGTACGCTCCTATCAATCAAAGGGGTGATTAG
- the RIX7 gene encoding Ribosome biogenesis ATPase rix7 (COG:O; BUSCO:EOG09261YV6; EggNog:ENOG503NXC3), with translation MSRPTRPSTSGGFNPNLRLDREVYGIIQTLDSQREKPGRLAVSTVYDAIKKSNSSVARQKKKVLEESIERVLEVREKQMKRDREGEDEEDSDEVVERMERERREARDAGLLNRQIARGWGFGSAKSDDGGRSVEDNGAGQDGEERPQATVGTPKDGTDRPKETTDRHANGEPRPKKRKGTPKEVDRTPPTGISIRDIAGVDDTLERLMQEIWFPLNAGEACEKMGYRYGNGVLLHGPSGCGKTTLAHAVAGSAGAAFIPISAPSIVGGTSGESEKNIRDVFDEAIRIAPCLIFFDEIDAIAGKRESANKGMEGRIVAEIMNGMDRIKRNTPLGKNVVVLAATNRPESLDPAIRRRFGSEVDMGMPSERAREQILRSLSRDLNLAEDVNFKELAKLTPGYVGSDLQYVVTAAVSESFSGSLQQLLQKARGLRPADEDAGEVSKAQQDWLLLEEHRQASWGETQISNEQFKTAISRVQPASKREGFSTIPDTTWANVGALGDVRKKLEMSIIGPIKDPELFNAVGIKPAAGILLWGPPGCGKTLVAKAVANESKANFISIKGPELLNKYVGESERAVRQLFSRAKSSAPCILFFDEMDALVPKRDDSLSDASARVVNTLLTELDGVGDRSGIYVIGATNRPDIIDEAIRRPGRLGTSIYVGLPGPEDRIDILKTLYRNTITRQQQQQKEQEKAAAAEAMDVDNEVAAEQQELEQEADLSEVALDPRCQGFSGADLGNLMQAAAQACLERAYTLKLQQMGQHATAKNGVKLKKPVITKEDWEKALSEVKPSVKDAEKYAMIE, from the exons ATGTCCCGACCAACACGACCTTCAACATCTGGCGggttcaaccccaacctccgtCTCGATCGGGAAGTCTACGGGATAATCCAAACGTTGGATTCGCAGAGGGAAAAACCGGGGAGGTTGGCAGTTTCGACGGTTTATGACGCGATCAAGAAATCAAATTCCAGTGTGGcgaggcagaagaagaaggtttTGGAGGAGTCGATTGAGCGGGTGCTGGAGGTGAGGGAAAAGCAAATGAAGAGGGatcgggagggggaggacgaggaggatagtgatgaggttgtggaacggatggagagggagaggagggaggcgagagATGCGGGACTGTTGAATCGGCAGATtgcgagggggtgggggtttgggagtgcgaagagtgatgatggggggaggtCTGTGGAGGATAACGGGGCGGGtcaggatggggaggagaggcctCAGGCTACTGTTGGGACGCCTAAGGATGGTACTGACAGGCCTAAG GAAACGACTGATAGGCATGCGAATGGGGAACCAAGGCCTAAAAAACGAAAGGGCACGCCCAAGGAGGTGGACAGAACGCCCCCGACAGGAATCTCGATACGGGATATCGCCGGTGTGGACGACACGTTGGAGAGGCTGATGCAGGAGATCTGGTTCCCGTTGAATGCCGGGGAGGCCTGTGAGAAAATGGGGTATCGGTATGGTAATGGTGTTTTGCTTCATGGGCCGTCTGGCTGCGGCAAGACCACGCTTGCGCACGCTGTTGCTGGGAGCGCGGGCGCGGCGTTTATCCCCATTTCTGCGCCTTCCATCGTTGGTGGTACGTCGGGCGAGTCGGAGAAGAATATCAGGGATGTGTTTGATGAGGCTATTCGCATTGCGCCATGCCTCATTTTTTTCGACGAGATCGATGCCATTGCTggcaagagagagagcgcGAACAAGGGAATGGAGGGCAGAATCGTGGCCGAGATTATGAACGGGATGGATCGGATCAAGAGGAACACGCCGCTGGGAAAGAacgtggtggttttggcggCTACAAACAGACCAGAGTCGCTCGACCCAGCGATCCGGAGACGGTTCGGATCGGAAGTGGACATGGGCATGCCGAGCGAGAGGGCGAGAGAGCAGATTCTGCGGTCGTTATCACGGGATTTGAATCTTGCCGAAGATGTCAACTTCAAGGAGCTCGCCAAGCTGACACCTGGTTACGTGGGCAGCGATTTGCAATATGTCGTCACGGCAGCGGTATCGGAGAGTTTCAGCGGCAGTCTtcagcagctcctccaaaaGGCCCGCGGCCTCAGGCCAGCAGATGAGGACGCCGGCGAGGTCTCCAAAGCGCAGCAGGACTGGCTCCTTCTCGAAGAACACCGGCAAGCCTCCTGGGGAGAGACGCAAATCTCCAACGAGCAGTTCAAGACAGCTATTTCTCGCGTTCAACCGGCCTCCAAGCGTGAGGGCTtcagcaccatccccgaCACCACCTGGGCCAACGTCGGTGCCTTGGGAGACGTCCGCAAGAAGCTTGAGATGTCTATCATCGGCCCTATCAAAGATCCAGAGCTCTTCAATGCGGTTGGTATCAAGCCGGCAGCTGGTATCTTGCTCTGGGGTCCTCCAGGTTGCGGCAAGACTCTCGTCGCCAAAGCCGTCGCCAACGAATCCAAGGCGAATTTCATCTCCATCAAGGGTCCAGAGCTGCTCAACAAATACGTCGGTGAATCCGAGCGGGCGGTCCGTCAACTATTCTCCCGCGCCAAGTCTTCAGCTCCATGCATCTTGTTCTTTGACGAGATGGACGCCCTCGTGCCAAAGAGAGACGACTCCCTCTCCGACGCCAGCGCCCGCGTggtcaacaccctcctcaccgaaCTCGACGGTGTGGGCGACCGGAGCGGCATCTACGTCATTGGCGCAACCAACAGGCCAGACATCATCGACGAGGCCATCCGTCGTCCTGGCCGCCTGGGAACCAGCATCTATGTCGGTCTGCCTGGTCCGGAAGACCGCATCGACATTCTCAAGACGCTCTACCGCAACACCATCACtcgccagcaacagcagcagaaagaGCAGGAAAAGGCCGCTGCTGCGGAAGCCATGGATGTGGATAATGAAGTCGCCGCTGAACAACAAGAGCTTGAACAGGAGGCTGACTTGTCGGAAGTGGCGCTGGATCCCAGATGCCAGGGGTTCTCTGGTGCTGATTTGGGCAATCTGATGCAGGCGGCTGCGCAGGCTTGCTTGGAGAGGGCGTACACGCTTAAGCTGCAGCAGATGGGGCAGCATGCTACTGCGAAGAATGGGGTCAAGTTGAAGAAGCCGGTGATTACGAAGGAGGATTGGGAGAAGGCGCTGTCGGAGGTGAAGCCCAGTGTGAAAGATGCGGAGAAGTATGCTATGATTGAGTAG
- a CDS encoding hypothetical protein (EggNog:ENOG503P6V7; COG:S), with translation MTTPTTTELLTSYRHLYRSALQAVQYSKPARYVIRDQLRLAFRDRSNLASYHPERIRRTVWFFHAASQSRGLEHRICKTLVRVHWERTRVDRKSWKHLLREREEVEKASEKVKKRLAERGGDVVKERGLRWRGWEGVVGMLNESMGLCLR, from the coding sequence AtgacaacccccaccacaaccgAACTCCTGACCTCGTACCGGCACCTCTACCGCTCAGCCCTCCAGGCAGTCCAGTACTCCAAGCCGGCGCGGTACGTGATCCGGGACCAACTCCGTCTCGCCTTTCGGGATAGGTCCAACCTGGCGAGCTACCACCCCGAGAGGATCAGGAGGACGGTTTGGTTTTTTCACGCGGCGTCTCAgtcgagggggttggagcaCAGGATTTGCAAGacgttggtgagggtgcactgggagaggacgagggtggacaggaagagctggaagcATCtgctgagggagagggaggaggttgagaaggcTAGcgagaaggtgaagaagaggttggcggagagggggggggatgttgtcAAGGAacgggggttgaggtggagggggtgggagggggtggtggggatgttGAATGAGAGTATGGGGTTGTGTTTGAGGTGA
- a CDS encoding hypothetical protein (COG:S; EggNog:ENOG503NZBM): MMRPQITHMNDNHNEHPLLDHERPPPVSEGASLVNNEKSKTGQPEKPWTPGFGPRFPWIPSLSILFSFILVGLMISITVRADDTKVDSWAVSPPVLLAIFSTVANALIQVALVRGAAITWWYLAMRPARQSLVQDIHWRWAAAGGIVDAVESILRRGLSKTAVACSFATIVAINAPLLQRAVGVRTREDFKAGVQIGPVYAAPRLPQGFGAVTLGEYKELSPAKNFSEVMGEYFSRSPMMIQSDGVNITGEYTTEITAVGYRFDCTAENTTRFPSYSEVDEGYQYYTSLGANVFVSSPVYSEKPKDLWNAKFVATLLKNPLREVDTRKDGRQFFYDAVWKPEQGCIDATHGIEVRSRNCDIYPAVVKYPITISNNTIKLRPSPSPLHDELVSLETFDEAMEDMNGASSTHGGLALLLNHRFSANYTIRPVTPMQDYHRWDALSEGYFAYEMAATAADEVNCNRRFKDPGPIIYDAVRELALRSALGAVNTSDPEHKLMLEGEQTETVAVFVANMAFLYGAVAVTVLATVAVMPLYYGFWKLGREVSMSPLEVAKAFQAVQLEGVASNAEIGGLLKGVGGRPIRYGVVEVEEGGWVLGMGKPGRMVHPDEMGERDSLEGDGESVRGREGR, translated from the exons ATGATGAGGCCACAGATCACACATATGAACGACAACCACAACGAACACCCACTACTCGACCACGAAAGGCCACCACCAGTATCAGAAGGCGCGAGCCTCGTCAACAACGAGAAGTCAAAGACAGGTCAACCGGAAAAGCCATGGACACCAGGCTTTGGACCACGCTTCCCCTGGATACCAAGTCTGTCCATACTATTCTCTTTTATCCTGGTCGGGCTCATGATCTCCATCACAGTTCGGGCAGATGACACGAAAGTCGACTCTTGGGCTGTGTCACCACCGGTTCTTCTTGCGATTTTCTCCACTGTCGCCAATGCCCTCATCCAAGTTGCCCTGGTAAGAGGAGCTGCCATTACGTGGTGGTATCTTGCTATGCGGCCGGCTCGTCAGAGTCTTGTTCAGGATATACACTGGCGCTGGGCAGCGGCTGGTGGCATAGTCGATGCTGTGGAGAGCATTCTTCGCCGAGGCCTGAGCAAGACGGCTGTTGCGTGCTCCTTTGCAACGATTGTGGCTATCAACGCCCCGCTCTTGCAACGCGCGGTGGGCGTAAGAACTCGAGAAGACTTTAAAGCCGGTGTGCAAATCGGTCCGGTGTATGCAGCTCCGCGGCTCCCACAAGGCTTTGGCGCTGTGACACTTGGAGAGTACAAGGAGCTGAGCCCAGCGAAGAACTTTagtgaggtgatgggggagtATTTCAGCAGATCGCCAATGATGATTCAGAGTGATGGGGTCAACATCACGGGAGAATACACGACCGAGATCACTGCTGTGGGATATCGCTTTGACTGCACGGCTGAGAATACCACTAGATTCCCGAGCTACAGCGAGGTCGACGAAGGGTACCAGTATTACACGAGTCTTGGTGCCAACGTCTTTGTCAGTTCTCCGGTTTACAGTGAGAAGCCAAAAGATTTGTGGAATGCCAAATTCGTGGCCACGTTGCTGAAGAACCCCCTTCGGGAGGTGGACACGAGAAAAGACGGCCGCCAGTTCTTTTATGATGCTGTGTGGAAGCCGGAGCAGGGGTGTATAGACGCCACGCATGGCATCGAGGTTCGATCACGCAACTG TGACATCTACCCAGCGGTCGTCAAGTACCctatcaccatctccaacaacaccatcaaacTTCGCCCGAGCCCGTCGCCCCTTCACGACGAGCTAGTCTCGCTTGAGACCTTTGACGAGGCCATGGAAGATATGAACGGGGCCAGCTCTACGCACGGCGGACTCGCACTGTTGTTGAACCACCGCTTCTCGGCCAACTACACCATCAGACCGGTGACGCCCATGCAGGACTATCACCGGTGGGATGCGCTGTCGGAAGGGTACTTTGCCTACGAGATGGCCGCGACGGCTGCCGACGAAGTCAACTGCAACCGCAGATTCAAGGACCCGGGACCGATTATCTATGATGCTGTTCGCGAACTGGCGTTGCGCTCGGCTCTCGGGGCTGTGAACACGTCGGATCCTGAACACAAGCTgatgctggagggggagcagaCTGAGACGGTGGCGGTGTTTGTAGCTAACATGGCGTTTCTCTATGGGGCGGTGGCGGTTACGGTTTTGGCTACGGTGGCGGTTATGCCTTTGTATTATGGGTTTTggaagctggggagggaggtttcGATGTCGCCGTTGGAGGTTGCTAAGGCTTTTCAGGCGGTGcagttggagggggtggcgtCTAATGCTGAGATTGGAGGGTTGCtcaagggggtgggggggaggccgATTCGgtatggggttgttgaggttgaggagggggggtgggttttggggatggggaagccggggaggatggttcATCCtgatgagatgggggagagggattcgcttgagggggatggggagagtgtaagggggagggaaggaaggtgA